Proteins encoded within one genomic window of Humulus lupulus chromosome 1, drHumLupu1.1, whole genome shotgun sequence:
- the LOC133790243 gene encoding pentatricopeptide repeat-containing protein GUN1, chloroplastic translates to MASTPPHCSITASKPYQSHQYGQNPNLKSQRQSNRQTQQWATQKVSLTKPLPAPPPRNVAKSASAPTSLSQNPAFQSLCPLPAPKSELAAVFSGRRSTRFVSKMHWGRPKTTVGSRHTSFAEDALQQAILFGKDDVGLDGVLLSFESKLCGSDDYTFLLRELGNRGECRKAIRCFEFAVSRERRKTEQGKLTSAMISTLGRLGKVELAKNVFETALKSGYGNTVYTYSALISAYGRSGYWEEAKRVLESMKGSGLKPNLVTYNAVIDACGKGGADFKRVVEIFDEMLRNGVQPDRITYNSLLAVCSRGGLWEAARKLFNEMVEREIDQDIYTYNTLLDAICKGGQMNLAHQIMSEMPSKNIMPNVVTYSTMIDGYAKADRLEDALNLFSQMKYSAIALDRVLYNILLSVYAKLGRFEDAMSVCREMENAGITRDAVSYNALLGGYGKQGKYDEVKRMYQDMKEDRVSPNLLTYSTLIDVYSKGGLYREAMEVFREFKQAGLKADVVLYSELINALCKNGMVESAVSLLDEMTKEGIRPNVITYNSIIDAFGRPEELDSSLDAASGGNKLKTKASVSNPREDAIENEVGNKADSQIIKMFGQLAAGKEGQWKNNKKGSQEILCILGVFQKMHKLNIKPNVVTFSAILNACSRCNSFEEASILLEELRLFDNQVYGVAHGLLMGYRENVWVQAQSLFDEVKQTDSSTASAFYNALTDMLWHFGQKRGAQLVVLEGKRRNVWESMWSNSCLDLHLMSSGAARAMLHAWLLNIRSVVFEGQELPKLLSILTGWGKHSKVVGDSTLRRAIESLLISMGAPFQVAKCNIGRFTSSGSVVAAWLKESGTLKVLVLHDDRTYSQTTKSDRVTNLQTISL, encoded by the exons ATGGCGTCGACACCACCACACTGCTCAATCACGGCGTCAAAGCCGTATCAAAGCCACCAATACGGTCAAAACCCAAACCTCAAAAGCCAGCGCCAGAGCAATCGTCAAACTCAGCAATGGGCTACTCAGAAGGTCTCTTTAACTAAACCTTTACCGGCTCCTCCGCCTCGGAACGTGGCTAAATCCGCTTCTGCTCCGACTAGTCTTTCTCAAAATCCCGCCTTTCAGTCTCTCTGTCCTCTCCCTGCTCCGAAGTCTGAGCTCGCTGCTGTCTTCTCCGGCCGCCGGTCGACCCGGTTCGTCTCTAAAATGCATTGGGGCCGCCCCAAAACCACCGTGGGATCCCGCCATACTTCGTTCGCTGAGGATGCTCTGCAGCAGGCTATCCTATTCGGTAAGGACGATGTGGGTCTTGATGGTGTTTTGCTTAGTTTTGAGTCCAAGCTTTGTGGGTCtgatgattacacttttttacTGAGAGAGCTTGGGAATAGAGGTGAGTGTAGGAAAGCGATTAGGTGTTTTGAGTTTGCTGTTTCGAGGGAGAGGAGGAAGACTGAACAAGGGAAATTAACTAGCGCCATGATCAGTACACTTGGTAGGTTAGGAAAGGTTGAGCTTGCTAAAAATGTGTTTGAAACAGCTTTAAAATCTGGTTATGGAAACACTGTTTATACTTATTCAGCTTTGATTAGTGCTTACGGACGAAGTGGGTATTGGGAGGAGGCAAAAAGAGTGCTTGAGTCGATGAAAGGTTCGGGTTTGAAGCCAAATTTGGTTACTTACAATGCTGTGATTGATGCGTGTGGTAAGGGGGGAGCAGATTTTAAGAGGGTTGTGGAGATTTTTGATGAGATGCTGAGGAATGGAGTGCAACCTGATCGAATTACCTATAATTCACTCCTTGCGGTTTGTAGTCGAGGGGGGCTGTGGGAGGCTGCTAGGAAGTTGTTTAATGAGATGGTGGAGAGGGAGATTGACCAGGATATATATACCTATAACACACTGTTGGATGCAATTTGTAAAGGAGGGCAGATGAATTTGGCTCATCAGATTATGTCAGAGATGCCATCAAAGAATATCATGCCTAATGTGGTGACTTATAGTACTATGATTGATGGCTATGCTAAAGCCGATAGATTGGAAGATGCCTTGAATTTGTTTAGCCAAATGAAGTATTCAGCTATTGCTCTAGATCGAGTTTTGTATAACATACTTCTTTCGGTTTATGCGAAGCTGGGTAGGTTTGAGGATGCAATGAGTGTTTGCAGGGAGATGGAGAATGCTGGGATCACTAGGGATGCTGTGTCTTATAATGCCCTTTTGGGTGGGTATGGAAAGCAAGGAAAGTACGATGAAGTCAAAAGAATGTACCAAGACATGAAAGAAGATCGTGTATCTCCAAACTTACTAACTTATTCAACACTGATTGATGTGTATTCGAAAGGTGGGTTGTATAGGGAGGCAATGGAGGTTTTTAGAGAGTTTAAGCAAGCAGGATTAAAGGCTGATGTTGTTCTTTATAGTGAACTTATTAATGCTTTATGCAAAAATGGGATGGTGGAGTCAGCCGTTTCTTTGCTTGATGAGATGACAAAGGAAGGAATTAGGCCTAATGTCATCACTTATAATTCAATTATTGATGCGTTTGGTCGCCCAGAAGAGTTAGATTCTTCACTTGATGCTGCCAGTGGAGGAAATAAGTTAAAGACAAAGGCTTCGGTTTCAAATCCCCGTGAGGATGCAATTGAAAACGAGGTTGGAAATAAAGCAGATAGTCAAATTATAAAGATGTTTGGGCAACTTGCCGCGGGAAAAGAAGGGCAATGGAAGAATAATAAGAAGGGTAGTCAAGAAATCTTATGCATTCTAGGAGTCTTTCAAAAGATGCACAAGTTGAATATCAAACCAAATGTTGTCACTTTTTCTGCAATTTTAAATGCTTGCAG CCGATGTAATTCATTTGAAGAAGCTTCAATCTTATTGGAGGAGCTCCGGTTATTTGACAACCAGGTCTATGGCGTTGCCCACGGACTTCTTATGGGCTACAGGGAAAATGTTTGGGTTCAAGCTCAGTCTCTGTTTGATGAAGTAAAGCAGACGGACTCTTCCACAGCATCTGCTTTCTATAACGCCCTTACAGATATGTTATGGCACTTTGGCCAG AAACGAGGAGCCCAACTAGTAGTACTCGAAGGTAAACGCCGGAACGTGTGGGAGAGTATGTGGTCCAATTCTTGCTTAGATCTGCATTTAATGTCTTCTGGGGCTGCGCGGGCAATGCTCCATGCTTGGTTGCTCAACATACGATCGGTAGTGTTTGAAGGCCAAGAATTGCCAAAGCTATTAAG CATTTTGACAGGGTGGGGCAAACACAGCAAAGTAGTCGGAGACAGCACTCTGAGACGAGCCATCGAGTCTCTTCTAATCAGCATGGGCGCACCATTTCAGGTGGCCAAGTGTAACATAGGCAGATTTACTTCATCGGGGTCAGTGGTGGCTGCCTGGTTGAAAGAATCTGGCACACTGAAGGTGCTTGTTCTTCATGACGACAGGACTTATTCGCAGACTACTAAGTCAGACCGAGTCACTAATTTGCAAACAATTTCCTTGTAG